The following coding sequences are from one Poecilia reticulata strain Guanapo linkage group LG18, Guppy_female_1.0+MT, whole genome shotgun sequence window:
- the coro1b gene encoding coronin-1B, giving the protein MSFRRGVVRQSKFRHVFAQAWKAEHCLDDVRVSRVTWDGPLCAVNPKFIAVIIEAGGGGAFLVVPIGKSGRIDQSCPTVCGHAAPVLDIQWCPHDDNIIASASEDCTVKVWQIPDGGLTSPMTDPIVTLEGHSKRVGILAWHPCAFNILLTAGCDNVVFVWNVGTGELVYQLADAHPDLIYSVSWNKDGSAVCTVCKDKALRIIDPRRGAVLKVREKVHDGTRPMRAVFLADGKILTTGFSRMSERQLALWDAKDLSEPMAVQEMDTSNGVLLPFYDPDTNMVYLCGKGDCTIRYFEVTDESPYVHFLSLYSSKEPQRGAGFLCKRGVDVNKCEIARFYKLHERKVEPISMTVPRKSDLFQGDLYPDTAGLEPALLADEWIAGQDAAPLLISLSGGYAAPPSKHRDTLRSKPKLSSQDSGAGGAATAATVAATPTPTPTPTSAAKEVEEETPQPRATARETDGNTERPRREDEMLSELLAEMKALRAVVLAQNQRIELLERQLARIEDGDV; this is encoded by the exons ATGTCGTTCCGTAGAGGTGTGGTCCGGCAGAGCAAGTTTCGCCACGTCTTCGCTCAGGCCTGGAAGGCCGAGCACTGCCTCGACGACGTCAGAGTGTCCCGGGTGACATGGGACGGTCCACTCTGCGCGGTCAACCCCAAGTTCATCGCGGTCATCATCGAAGCGGGGGGAGGAGGCGCCTTCCTCGTCGTTCCGATCGGCAAG aGCGGCAGAATCGACCAGTCCTGCCCCACGGTCTGCGGACACGCGGCGCCTGTGTTGGACATCCAGTGGTGTCCCCATGACGACAACATCATCGCAAGTGCCTCAGAGGACTGCACAGTGAAG GTGTGGCAGATCCCCGACGGCGGGCTGACCAGCCCGATGACTGACCCGATTGTGACCCTGGAGGGCCACAGTAAAAGAGTGGGAATCCTGGCTTGGCACCCTTGTGCCTTCAACATCCTACTGACTGCAG GCTGCGATAACGTGGTTTTTGTGTGGAACGTGGGCACGGGCGAACTCGTGTACCAGCTCGCCGACGCCCATCCGGACCTGATCTACAGCGTCAGCTGGAATAAGGACGGCAGCGCCGTGTGCACTGTGTGCAAGGACAAGGCCCTGCGCATCATCGACCCACGCCGCGGCGCTGTCCTGAAG GTCAGAGAAAAGGTCCATGATGGTACAAGGCCCATGAGAGCCGTCTTCCTCGCCGATGGGAAAATTTTGACCACGGGCTTCAGCCGGATGAGTGAGAGGCAGCTCGCTTTGTGGGACGCA aaagatCTCTCTGAGCCAATGGCTGTACAAGAAATGGACACAAGTAACGGAGTTCTCCTTCCCTTTTATGACCCCGACACAAACATGGTGTACCTCTGTGGGAAG GGTGACTGCACCATCCGGTACTTTGAAGTGACAGACGAGTCTCCCTACGTTCACTTCCTGAGTTTATACAGCAGTAAGGAGCCTCAGAGAGGCGCGGGGTTTCTCTGTAAAAGAGGCGTGGATGTCAACAAGTGTGAAATTGCCAG GTTCTACAAGCTGCATGAAAGGAAAGTGGAACCCATTTCTATGACTGTACCACGTAAA TCAGATCTCTTCCAGGGAGACCTTTACCCAGACACTGCAGGCCTGGAGCCGGCTCTGCTGGCAGACGAATGGATCGCGGGACAGGACGCGGCGCCCCTGCTCATCTCTCTGAGCGGAGGGTACGCGGCTCCTCCCTCCAAACACAGAGACACCCTCAGAAGCAAGCCCAAGCTCAGCTCTCAGGACTCCGGGGCCGGGGGCGCCGCCACGGCAGCAACCGTAGCGGCCACTCCCACACCTACGCCTACGCCTACCTCTGCCGCCAAGGAGGTGGAAGAAGAAACGCCGCAGCCACGGGCGACCGCGAGGGAGACGGATGGAAATACCGAGAGGCCGAGGAGAGAG GATGAAATGTTGAGCGAACTGTTAGCGGAGATGAAGGCCCTACGGGCGGTCGTGCTCGCTCAGAACCAGAGAATCGAGCTGCTGGAGAGGCAGCTCGCCCGGATCGAAGACGGCGACGTGTGA